Genomic window (Oryza sativa Japonica Group chromosome 3, ASM3414082v1):
GATCATTTTGTGCCTATGAGTATGACAGTGCAACACATGATTTGGATATATAGAATAAAATAAGATCAGCTGGAGTTAATTACTCTGTTGACTGTTGCTTATTTAGTTTTATAGTTTTAGATAACCCACTAAAATTAGGTGGACATGGGTTTAATTAAAattatgccattataatttttacGGTTTTAAAATCTACCACTGTTATTCATGTACTTGAAATTATGCCATGACAACAATGCTAAAATTGGATCATGTCACAGTACACGCTTGAAATACATTTTGAATCTCCTTTTTCTACCGTATTTTGTTATGGAACATAATGCCCTTGTCTTCCTGCTTTTAATAGCCTGTGGGTAGTCATATGGATGGCGCCGGTAGTGAGGACTGAGAAGAAAGTGAGGAGTTCATCCTGCTCAAGCCCAAGTGCCGACCTCTTATTGTCCTTCTCTAAGGGTTTGTTCGTTTTGGAGGAAataataatttaaggatttGGACTTTTAGGGATTAATGTCTATGAGTGTCATTTGTTTTGTAGGATTAGAAGTAGAGGAAaaccaaaggaaaattttctTTCCTACATGTGAAAATAACTCgggaaaaaaagttgaaatatGACATCAACCATGAGACAAAACGAAATGAGGTTCATTACCATGAGACATCGTaaaagtggatttttttttatccgaGCGTTACGCATAAAATCTGAGTattatgaaataaaatatttctgaaagcaatttaaaaataaaattgaaacgaCCAttacgccaaaaaaaaaactgagtattatgaaaaatttttctgaaacgaatttaaaaaaattggcttCGCCCGGACTCGAACCGGAGACCTTCAGTGTGTTAGACTGACGTGATAACCAACTACACCACGAAACCATGATGCTCGCGATTTTACCGTAAGAACTCCATATATAACAAATTCCCCATTTGAACGAAATTTACATATAAACATAAGACCAATTTTGCATGTTTATAAGACTATATAAATCCTCCGAAGAGAAAGAAATTAAGGATCTGTTGATAGAAAAATGAAACGAAATTAGGATGTGGCCTCTCTTGGATGGGTCGGCCAGGCCGAAGAAACACGCCAAGCTCTCTGCATTGTACAAGTGATTCTTGCCTCTCCTCTGCTTCCTCTTCCACCTTCCCGACGCATTTCGGCCTTGCAGAAAAGTATATGATACTACAACTGTTATTTCTGATGTTTCCCATCTGAATATTTCAGATGGGCTCAAAATACGTGTACGGATCCTAATTTCCTGTCATTTGTTCAAAGATTCTAgagatagcaaaaaaaaaaaaaaagacagctTAACCTTTTTCAAGAAAAATGTTTTTAGCAGGAGCTTCATTCATTCGAGACGATACAACAAGGTTAAGCTGTAATACAAACTTTTACTTATGAAATCATACACATCTGTAGTACCTGAACCAGAATACCAAAGAATCTGTGCCCtcgcaaaaaaaggaaaaaaagaagaagaaaaaaacacctgCGAATGGCGTCCTAATCCAAACTTATGAGCGTCCGTGCATGTGCATGGGCATGGCGGGGTGATGCCGACTACCTGTTCACAGTGATGCATCCCTCAGAGAGCTTTCATTTTTCATCTTTCTGCAGGGACGGAGGGAATTGCTTCGATGGCCCTCTATAACACAACACTCTGATCACTGATCAGTACAGAATGGACTAACATTCCACAaaactgataaaaaaaatcattctgaTTCACCATCACTGCCAGTGCCAAATCCCAGTATAGAAGCAGAATCAtagtcttttttctttttgtgagaACTAAGCAGAATAATAGTCACGATCTGCTTTCTTGGATAGAGTAACTTGTTTGCTGCCTTGCTGAGTGCTCACAGGCATAAGCATAACTGACACATGGATCAGTTGTTAGTGACCAGCAAACACTGTGCAAAATCTTGCAACAGGAACATAGAGATAGAACTGCTGCGCAGCACATCACCTGCAATTAGAAGAAACTGGGTCTGAGATTAACCATGCCTACACGTTATGAACTTATGATGTACACCTAACAATAAAATTCATTGGTTTCCCTGATCCTTGTGGGAAAAAAGGGGTACATATGCTATGGCATGGAATTACAGGTGATAAGATCATAaaaggagataaaaaaaattgataacagATATTACCTAACCAATTTCTGGTTCTTGGAAGAAAATGATCACCAACGcgattttcataaaaaatatcCAGCCATCTGTACTTGGTGAATACTGAGAACTGAGAGCACTGGTTGCTCCTTTTCTGATTCCAGATAACTCCTGACTCGTTCTTCTGAATTGCCTGTGCAATTTCTCTCCACTTGCTGCTCCCTCTAGTAACATTCTGACCCTTTGTGTCCAAAAGAAATATCACTATCACCCTTTCTGAAATAAGCTGCGGCCTGACCTCATAATAGTGTCAAATACTCCATCATGTTACAACTTACGACAGCACAACATTGAAAACTTTGTTTCAAGCATAATTGTGCTCCATCAACCCCATCCATGGGCCAACATCGTGAACAATCCCCTGAGAATTCAAATAAGAAATCAACCTTGTGACAGGTTGAAGACTAGCAGAAGTGGAAAGAGAGGCCATGAGCTCATTGATTATATTCTGGAAACTTGAGCTGAAGTTACTCCTGATCGATTTTATGTGCTCAATGGCCAAATCTACTTCCCCAACATCTATTAGACACTTCAACAAAATGACGTGTGAATTCACACTCTCAACATTAGATGGAATACAAGATAAAACACTCAGTGCTCCTTTGAAATTACCTGAAATATATCATGGATGATATTTTAAAGGAGATATTTAACAATTAAAACATCACTAATATTATTGAAGAATCATACCTTGTTTACAGAGTGCAAGGATAAACACAGTTAATACTGAACTAGCCACTTCAGTATCCTGCACCACACATTTGGTAAAGATCTCCACAGCCTGTTCATATTTCTTTTCTTGGCACAGCATATTGATGACTGAAGTGTATGTTGTGACATCAGGGGACACTCCTTTCTGGAACATGCGATCAAACAGTTGTTGGGCTTGTTCACTTTCATTGATTTCTGCAAATTTTGTTATGAGTATATTGTAAGTCTGCAGATTTGGACTACAGCCACTGGTAAACATTTCATCCCACAGCTTCTTGGCTGGCCTAAGGAGGTTTTTTCTGCAGAGTGACTCCATGAGAGAATTGTATGATGAAATGTCAGGCTCAAGTCTCTTTCTTTTCACCTCCTTTAGTACATCATATGCCTCTCGCACCTTCCCAGCCTTGCCTAAGAATGATACTACCAAATGGTAATCCCTCACATCTGTACAATACCCCTTATCTAAGAGCACCCTAAAAAATTCCCACATATCATCGCCCTTCCCATTCGTGCAGAGGCTTTCGCAAAGGTGTATAAGCATATCGCTGCTTGGAAATCTCTCCTTCCCTATCATGAACTTGCAGAACATAACAGCAGCATCGACATCAATCTCAGACACTGAACAAATCAGTGCATTCAACACGTCATCATTGATAGGGAAATCCCCTAAAACAATTGCCTCTGCTATTTCCTTTGCCTCGCCAATCTGCCTGCTGGACAACAATGCAAACATAAACTCCCTGTAGTCCTCCTTCCTAGGCGCAACCCCGAGCTTCCTCTTCTGCTTCAAGATCCTACCTTCCTCTTCTGTCCTCCCTGCTTCCCTAAACGCCTCTGATACAACTCTATAAGCTACAAAATCTGGCTTCCACCCTTGAAACCTCATATCCTCCAAAGCTTGCCAAGCATCCTCAATCCTCCCCTCCCGACACAAACCATCAGCAACCATTACTGCAACAACTGACCTATCAACTCGGTCCCCTTGATGGCGCACTGCCTGCACCAACCGCAGAACCTCGGCCAATCCATGCCTCCTCCCCACATTTTTGACGAACACCCCGAAACCAACCGTGTCAAGCTCGACGGCCCTCCCGATCATTCTGTCGAACACCTTGCGCGCGGAAACGAGTGACCCGGAGGACGCGAGCGCCGCGAGCAGCGAGTTGCAGAGCggcgcggggagggcggcggagtCGGGGACGAGGCCGAAGTGCGCGAGGGCGTCGGGAAGGCGGCCATGTCGGAGCAGCGCGGAGGCAGCGAGGACGCGGGTTGCCGGGAGGAGCGGGAGCcccgcggcgcgggcgcgggagagcgcggcgaggatGGAGCGGAGGGTGGCCGGGTGGGCGGCGCGGGAAGGCGCCGCGAGCGACGCGAGGTGCGCGTGGAAGGCCTGCGGTGTAgaggtgggcgcggcggcgtggggagacggcggcggctggccggagatgccgcgcgcggcggcgagtcgcggcgggaggaggaggaagcgcgAGGTCGCTGGCGGTGGGGCCATGGTGTCAGCGAGAGAGAAGGGGGCCCGCAATGCCCACCAAGTAGTCCTCAAGCGGAAACACAGAATACGCCAACCCTACAAGAAGGCGTAAAATTAAATTACGTAAATGATATATCGCTTGTGTTTTCTGGGTCGCGGCCGCTTCGAGATCCCACGCGCTtgtctctttcttcttcttcttcttcttcttcttcttcttcttcctcgcgcaGCCTCCAAATTCTCCAAAACCCTCGCGTTTTCCCGCGGCTTCGCTTCCGGGGAGAGGagattttcaaaaataaattcctCATCCacatcctcctcttcccctaGCTCCTAGGCAGGGTCTCGTCTCGACTCCGAATCTTAGGGTTTCTCCTCCCCGCTCCCCGCCGCGGGCGCCATGGAGGCGGTGGTCGTCGACGCGGGGTCGAAGCTGCTCAAGGCCGGCATCGCCTTGCCCGACCAGTCCCCATCGCTGGTGAGCGGCCAGATCTCCCGCTCCTCTTGAGATTCCGTTGGTTATTTGAGAATTATCTGAGGTTTTttgggtttggtttggttttggttggttggttagGTGATGCCGTCGAAGATGAAGTTGGAGGTAGAG
Coding sequences:
- the LOC4334328 gene encoding pentatricopeptide repeat-containing protein At5g14080, with product MAPPPATSRFLLLPPRLAAARGISGQPPPSPHAAAPTSTPQAFHAHLASLAAPSRAAHPATLRSILAALSRARAAGLPLLPATRVLAASALLRHGRLPDALAHFGLVPDSAALPAPLCNSLLAALASSGSLVSARKVFDRMIGRAVELDTVGFGVFVKNVGRRHGLAEVLRLVQAVRHQGDRVDRSVVAVMVADGLCREGRIEDAWQALEDMRFQGWKPDFVAYRVVSEAFREAGRTEEEGRILKQKRKLGVAPRKEDYREFMFALLSSRQIGEAKEIAEAIVLGDFPINDDVLNALICSVSEIDVDAAVMFCKFMIGKERFPSSDMLIHLCESLCTNGKGDDMWEFFRVLLDKGYCTDVRDYHLVVSFLGKAGKVREAYDVLKEVKRKRLEPDISSYNSLMESLCRKNLLRPAKKLWDEMFTSGCSPNLQTYNILITKFAEINESEQAQQLFDRMFQKGVSPDVTTYTSVINMLCQEKKYEQAVEIFTKCVVQDTEVASSVLTVFILALCKQGNFKGALSVLSCIPSNVESVNSHVILLKCLIDVGEVDLAIEHIKSIRSNFSSSFQNIINELMASLSTSASLQPVTRLISYLNSQGIVHDVGPWMGLMEHNYA